A region of the Arenibacter antarcticus genome:
CAAGGATTGGGGTGCGGCCATAGGCATCCAGCCCGTGCATAACCACGCCAAAACCCCATCCCAGCGCAGGAAATATCGCCCAAGGAAAAGAAGTAGTATTATAATTCATGACAGCCAGAATTGGCATTACCACTATATAGGCAACTATATTTCCATAGAAACTTTTAAGAGCCTCCACCCTTTCCTTCGCCTTTTTATATCGCTTATCCTCTATGAAGAGCTCTTGTGTTTCCAAATTATTCAATTTCTGAGTCAGCATAGGTAGCTTTACCGTAAACTCTGAATTTTGCTTTTGGATGAGCACTTCTCTTTTGGACAATATTTGGTACCGTTGTTGAATATTCATGAGTCCCACCCCACTACTTTTTTTAACCACCTGCTTTTCTTGATGGTTATTGCTAACACATAGCATCCCATCTTCTTCGTACACCCTGATCCGTAAAGGTCTAGCAGCAGTAACTATATTGTGTTTTACTGCATTTTCCAATAATAGCTGTAACGATAGGGGTACAATTTTGGCCTCCGGTTTACTACTATGTTCAGGAATATGAAAAACAATACTCTCTTCAAACCTCATCTTCAACAACTTAATGTAGGTCCTAGCAAATGAGAGCTCTTCATCTACGGTTACCAAGTCCTTATTTTTCTGTTCCAATACATACCGGTACACCTTAGAAAGTGACGTCGTGAATTTTTGGGCCTGAATAGGGTCTTCCTC
Encoded here:
- a CDS encoding histidine kinase; the protein is MNRFIKHIRNAVLIGTLIYFIFLAIFFFMGRFDDGFSYDGAVQEYYSNLIYSVTLYLLNAYWIQYLIVKHKNKILSKKPLLIGITGNIVLSLIGIFLARLMLRVGLESMPLVDFLRGEKVGYYKISMLIALMISIIFYVAWHFKYRQENKVKEQKIIAGTASAKFDALKNQLDPHFLFNSLNVLTSLIEEDPIQAQKFTTSLSKVYRYVLEQKNKDLVTVDEELSFARTYIKLLKMRFEESIVFHIPEHSSKPEAKIVPLSLQLLLENAVKHNIVTAARPLRIRVYEEDGMLCVSNNHQEKQVVKKSSGVGLMNIQQRYQILSKREVLIQKQNSEFTVKLPMLTQKLNNLETQELFIEDKRYKKAKERVEALKSFYGNIVAYIVVMPILAVMNYNTTSFPWAIFPALGWGFGVVMHGLDAYGRTPILGKGWEERTMRKLMEDDDF